The genomic segment CGATTGCAACTTGAAATAATCTTTTTTTCAATCAGTGAATTGAGCCGGGTTCGAGTACCGAGCCCATCGTTGGCCGTGCATGAAAAGATTGGGGTATATTCGGTGGCCGAAGCCGCTGCCCTGCTGGCGGGGGGCGGCGAGCTTGTTGCCAAAAAAGAGAAATTTACCAGCCTGACCCTGGCGCTGGCCTGGATGGAAAGGTCGTAAGGGATTTTTATGGGCTCATGGGATGATAAAATGTCGGGAAACGGAACGTTGTATGTGGTAGGTCTGGGTCCGGGTGAGCGCCGGCTGATGACCCCGGCCGCCCTGGCCGCTCTGGCTCGAACCCCGGTGGTGGTCGGTTACGGGAAATATCTGGATCAGATCGACGATCTGCTGGTCGGCAAAAAGGTGATTCGCAGCGGCATGGGAGCCGAGGTCGAGCGTTGCCGCCGGGCCCTGGCGGCGGCCGCTGCGGGTAGTGATGTCGGCGTGGTCTGTTCCGGTGATCCCGGCATTTTCGCCATGGCCGGTCTGCTCTATGAACTGCGGGATCGAGAGGCGGTTTTCGCCGGAGTCGAGATTGAGGTCGTGCCGGGTCTGAGTGCGGTTTTCGCCGCCGCCGCCGCGCTGGGCTCGCCTCTGACCAACGGCTGTGTGATTCTCAGTCTTTCCGATCTGCTTACCCCGACCGCGGTGATTGTTAAAAATCTGGAAGCGGCGGCGCTCTCCGAACTGGCCTGCGCCCTTTACAACCCGGCGGGGAAAAAGCGTCGCGAGCTGTTGCAGCAGGCCCTGGCGATCTTTGTCCGGCAGCGGGGGCCGGAGGTTCCGGCGGCCTTGCTGAAAAATGTCAGCCGTCGGGATGAAGAGCGCTGGCTCGGGCCGCTGGCCGATTTTCCGGCGGAAAGGGTTGACATGAATTCATTGATTATTATAGGTAACGCGACCTCGGTCATCAGCCGGGGTAATCTTTATGATCGCCGAGGTTATCGTGAAAAATATTTCCCCGAAAACTGATTTTTCCGCTTTTTGCCTGGCCGCGACTCATTCCGGCAGCGGCAAGACCACTATCACCCTGGCCCTGTTGCGGGCCTTGCGGCAGCGCGGCTATCGCCTGCAGCCTTATAAATGCGGACCCGATTATATTGATCCGACCTTTCACGAACGCGCGGCCGGTTGCCCGTCGATCAATCTCGATACCTGGATGATGGGGGAGGCGAGCGTGCGCGATTCTTTCGCCCGGGCCGGCGCCCAGGCCGATGTGGCCGTGGTTGAAGGGGTGATGGGGCTTTTTGACAGCTTCGCCCCCGGCGTCCTGGCGGGCAGCAGCGCCGATTGCGCCCGGTTGCTGGACTTGCCGGTTATTCTCGTGGTCGAGGCCCGGGGCATGGCGGGCAGCATTGCCGCCCTGGTCAAGGGCTTTTGCGAATTCAATCGCGAGATTCAGATCGTCGGCGTCATCGCCAATCAGGTCGGCAGTCCGGAGCATGGCCGGATTCTGGCCGAAGCCCTGGAACGGGCCGGCCTGCCGCCGCTGCTTGGAGCCTTACCGAGAATCGCGGCCTGGGGCCTGGAGGAGCGCCATCTTGGCCTGGTGCCTTTTCTCGAAAACAACAAGTCGGAGGAATGGTTTGCCGAGCTGGCCGCCGGCGCGGAAACCTATCTCGCGATCGACCGGTTGCTGGAACTGGTTCGGCGTCCGCGCCCGACGCGGGCCCCCGTCGCGGCCGACCGGCCCCGGAAACCACGGGTGCGGTTGGCCCTAGCCCGGGATTCGGCTTTTCATTTCTACTATCCTGATAACCTCGATCGGCTTCGGGAGGCCGGTTTTGAGTTGGTTGAGTTTTCCCCCATAAGCGCCGAAGACCTGCCGTCGAATGTGGCGGCGCTCTATCTCGGCGGTGGTTTTCCAGAGGTCTTCGCCGCCGAACTGGCCGCTAATCAGAAGATGCGCGCCGCGATTCAGCGGTTTGCGGCCGGCGGGGGGCTGGTTTACGGTGAATGCGGCGGCTTCATGTATCTGGGGCGGTCGCTGACCGATAGTCAGGGCCGGACCTTTCCCATGTGCGGGGTTCTGGATGGGCACGCGACCATGCGGGACTCGCTCAAGGCCCTGGGTTATCGCGAGATCACGACCCTGGACGAAAGCCTCTTCGGTCCGGCGGGCACGGTTTTGCGCGGCCATGAATTTCACTGGTCCGAGATGGCTCCCGGCTCCTTGCCCGCGCCCTTTTTCCGGCAAAAAGACCGCGGCGGCCGGGAAACGCCCGGCGGCGTCAGAAAAAACAATGTCTTTGCCAGCTATGTTCATCTGCATTTTTCCTCCTGTCCCGAGGC from the Pseudomonadota bacterium genome contains:
- the cobJ gene encoding precorrin-3B C(17)-methyltransferase, which produces MGSWDDKMSGNGTLYVVGLGPGERRLMTPAALAALARTPVVVGYGKYLDQIDDLLVGKKVIRSGMGAEVERCRRALAAAAAGSDVGVVCSGDPGIFAMAGLLYELRDREAVFAGVEIEVVPGLSAVFAAAAALGSPLTNGCVILSLSDLLTPTAVIVKNLEAAALSELACALYNPAGKKRRELLQQALAIFVRQRGPEVPAALLKNVSRRDEERWLGPLADFPAERVDMNSLIIIGNATSVISRGNLYDRRGYREKYFPEN
- a CDS encoding cobalamin biosynthesis protein codes for the protein MKLALGLGCRRGVGADELERALNGFLAGHGCRRGQLAVLASCEIKRDEAGLLELARRLQLEIIFFSISELSRVRVPSPSLAVHEKIGVYSVAEAAALLAGGGELVAKKEKFTSLTLALAWMERS
- a CDS encoding cobyrinate a,c-diamide synthase, whose protein sequence is MIAEVIVKNISPKTDFSAFCLAATHSGSGKTTITLALLRALRQRGYRLQPYKCGPDYIDPTFHERAAGCPSINLDTWMMGEASVRDSFARAGAQADVAVVEGVMGLFDSFAPGVLAGSSADCARLLDLPVILVVEARGMAGSIAALVKGFCEFNREIQIVGVIANQVGSPEHGRILAEALERAGLPPLLGALPRIAAWGLEERHLGLVPFLENNKSEEWFAELAAGAETYLAIDRLLELVRRPRPTRAPVAADRPRKPRVRLALARDSAFHFYYPDNLDRLREAGFELVEFSPISAEDLPSNVAALYLGGGFPEVFAAELAANQKMRAAIQRFAAGGGLVYGECGGFMYLGRSLTDSQGRTFPMCGVLDGHATMRDSLKALGYREITTLDESLFGPAGTVLRGHEFHWSEMAPGSLPAPFFRQKDRGGRETPGGVRKNNVFASYVHLHFSSCPEAALNWVAAARS